DNA from Fusobacterium sp.:
TAACTTCACCTTCTATTTCACATCCCTTATCAACTAATGAAGTAACAATTACAGCATCATTACTTACATACAGAGGAGGATAAACTCCTTGGCGAGTATTTATTTTCCAGTCTTTATCAAATATATTCAGTTTATTATCAGGTTTTAAAAGATCCATATGAGCATCCCAGAAACTTTCAATAGTTCCAACATCTTTCCAGTATCCTTCAAATGGGTATGCAAATAATCTTTTTTGGTCATTTAATAGATTAGGGATTATATTTTTACCAAAGTCATTACTTGATGTAGGATCTTTTTCATCTTCAAGGAGATATTCTTTTAATACACTCCACTTGAAAATATAGATACCCATTGAAGCAAGAGTACTTTTTGGTTGTTTTGGTTTTTCTTCAAACTCATATATTGAATAATCTTCATTGGCATTCATAATACCAAAACTAGGTGCATCTTTCATTGGAACATTGAATACTCCAATAGTAGCATCTGCATCTTTTTCTTTATGAAATTTAAGCATTTTTTCATAGTCCATCTTGTATATATGATCTCCTGATAGAATTAAAACATTTTCAGGATCATATTTGTCTACGAATTGAATATTTTGATAAATAGCATTGGCAGTTCCTTTGTACCATCCACCTTCATCATTCTTTTTAGTATGAGGCTGTAATACAGTTACTCCTCCACCCATTCTATCTAAGTCCCAAGGAGATCCTCTTCCAATATGGTCATTAAGGATATGAGGTTCATATTGAGTAAGTACTCCTACTGTATCTATTCCAGAGTTAGAACAATTACTTAAAGTAAAATCTATGATTCTATATTTCCCACCAAATGGAACTCCAGGTTTAGCTATTTTTTCAGTTAAATCTAATAAACGGCTTCCTTGTCCTCCAGCCAGTATCATAGCTATTATTTGTTTTTTTTCCATAACTTCCTCCTAATATTTGATGTAATACTATTTGGTTAACTTTTTATTCTTAGTTGATGATTTTGTTACAGTTTTTTCAATTTCCTTTCCCTTTACTCCTCCTTTTTTCTTTTCAACCTTTTCAGTTTTCAAAAAAATTACTGTGTTTCTAGGGATATCTAATTCTATATGCTGCTCTCTATAGTTCCAGCTTTTATCAATAGGTTTGTATTTTTTCTTTTTAGTACTTCCCTTCCCACCAAATTTTTTGTCATCACTGTTTAGGATGACATTATATACTTTATTTTCTGGTATACCAATTTTGTACTTATTTTTGTCTTCACCAGAAAAGTTAAAAACTACAATTAAATGTTCTTTGAAATCTTTAGTTTTTCTTAGAAAAGCAAGCATATTTTCAGTATAATTTTCATGTTCTATCCATTCAAAAGTATCCCAGCTGTCTTCCCATAAAGATTTATCTTCAAGATAAAGTGTATTTAAAGCTTTTACATAAGCCTGAACTTCTTTATTTCCATTATTCTGGTCTAATAAGTGCCATTCAAGAGATTCATAAAATCTCCATTCGAGCCCATGAGCAAATTCATTACCCATGAAATTTAATTTTTTACCAGGATGAGCCATTTGATAAGAATAAAGAGCTCTTGTATGAGCTAACTTATCTTCATGATATCCAGGCATTTTTTCAATTATTGATTTTTTTCCATGTACTACTTCATCATGGGATAAAGGGAGTACATAGTTTTCAGAAAAAGCATACATAAATGAGAAAGTCAATTTTCCATGATGTTGGTATCTGAATATAGGATCTATGCTAAAGTATTTAAGAGTATCATTCATCCATCCCATATTCCATTTACTGTCAAATCCAAGTCCTCCATCAATAGGATGCTTTGTAACATTAGGCCAGGCAGTTGAGTCTTCTGCAATTACAAGAATATCTGGAAAGTCATCATGTATAACAGAATTCAGCTCTTTAAAGAAGTCTACTGCACCTAAGTTTTCTTTTCCTCCATATTTGTTTCTTAAATCGTCTTCACCATCTTTTCCATATGAAAGGTAGAGCATATTAGCTACAGCATCCATTCTTATACCATCTATATGAAATTCTTTGAACCAGTAAGTCAGATTAGATATTAAAAAGCTTTTCACCTCATTTCTTGTAACATCAAAATTACAAGTTCCCCACTCTTTATTTTCACCAATTCTTGAATCCAGATATTCATAAGTGGGAGTTCCATCAAATCTGTAGAGCCCGTGAGCATCCTTGCAGAAGTGTCCTGGTACCCAATCTAAAATAACTCCAATATTATTTTTATGCATAAGATTTACAAGAAACATAAAATCTTCAGGAGTTCCATATCTACTTGTAACTGAATAATATCCAGTAGCCTGATATCCCCAAGAAGCATCAAGTGGATATTCATTTATAGGCATTATTTCAATATGAGTATAGTTCATTTCTTTAAGATACTCAGCAAGCATAATAGCAGAATCTCTATAATTTAACCATTCTCCATGGATACCTCTTTTCCATGAACCTAAATGAACTTCATATATATTGATAGGTTTATCCAAACCAGTAGTTCTCTTGTTTAACCATCTTTTATCTGCCCATTTGAATTTTGGGATATCATAAACAACTGATGCTGTATTAGGTCTCATTTCAGAAAAAAAAGCATAAGGGTCAGCCTTCATTTCTATCCTTCCATCAGCACTTTCTATTTTATATTTATATTTTTCTAATTTTTTAATATCTTGTATTTCAAGTTCCCATATTCCTTCATTATTTATTCTTTTCATCATATGTTCATTGCCATTCCAGCCATTAAAGTCTCCAACAACAGCAATTGACTTGGCATGAGGTGCCCATACCCTAAATATAACTGAATTTTTAGTTAAATGAGCTCCCATATAGTTATAAGCTTCTCTGTGTTCTCCTCTGTGAAAAAGGTACACATCTAATTCGTGCTCCATGAAACTATACCTCCTTGATAGCAAAGGTGTTATAGAACCAGCCTATAATTTAGCTGGTTCTATATGCCATATTTCATCTGCATATTCTTTTATAGTTCTGTCAGATGAGAATTTTCCTGCATTTGCAATGTTCATAAGCTGTTTTTTAGCCCATCCCATTCTGTCTCTATATTCTTTATTAATTGTTTTTTGAGCTTTTCTATATGCTTCAAAATCTTCCAATACAAAATATTGATCTGCCTGCTGCCATGGAGCATTTTCCATAAGAGATCTATGAATATTTCCATAAATTCCTGTACCAAGGTCATTGAAAGTTCCATCAATTAGTGAATCAACTATTCTTTTCAATCCCTGAACATCATTATATGGAACATGAGGATCATAACCTTTAGATCTCATTTCTTCAATTTCATTGACCTTTAACCCAAAAATATAATTATTTTCTATTCCAGCTTCTTCTACTATTTCCACATTAGCTCCATCTAAAGTTCCAATAGTTAAAGCACCATTCAGCATAAATTTCATGTTTCCAGTTCCAGAAGCTTCTTTTCCTGCTGTAGATATTTGTTCAGAAATATCTGCTGCTGGAAATAATTTTTCAGCTACTGATACTCTATAGTTTTCAACAAATACTATTTTTAATTTTCCATTTACATCAGGGTCTCTATTTACAACTTGAGCAACTTCATTGATAAGTCTTATTATACCTTTAGCCATGAGATACCCTGGGGCAGCCTTTGCTCCATAGATATAAGTAACTGGATAAAATTCCATAGATGGATTTAATTTTAATTTATGATATAAACCTATAACATGGAATATATTTAAAAGCTGTCTTTTATATTCATGAAGTCTTTTTATCTGCATATCAAATATAGAATTTGGATTAATTTCTATTCCTTGAGTTTCTCTTAAATAGTTAACTAATTCTATTTTTTTCTCATGTTTTATTTCTAAAATTCTTTTTAAAATTCCTTCATCTTCAATGTATTTTTCCAATCTTTTTAACTGGCTTAGATCGGTAATCCATTCATCTCCAAGGAGTTCAGTTATTAGTTTTGCCAACTGTGGATTTGATTGAAGAAGCCATCTTCTTTGTGTTATTCCATTAGTTTTATTTTGGAATCTTTCTGGATATATTTCATACCAATCTTTTAATTCTTTATTTTTGAGAATTTCTGTATGAAGAGCAGCAACACCATTTATTGTATGACTTCCATATATAGCAAGCCATGCCATGTGTATCATGTTTCCTTGTATAATTGACATTCTTCCTTGTCTAGCTGGATCATTAGGAAATTTTTCAGCGAGAAATCCTTTTAATTGTTCATTTATTCCTTGAGTTATTTGATATACTCTTGGAACAACTTGTTCATATAAACCAACCCACCATTTTTCAAGTGCTTCTGCCAATATAGTATGATTAGTATATGAGAAAGTTTTTTCAACTATTTCCCAAGCTTTTTCCCAAGATACTCCTTCAACATCTAAAAGTAATCTCATCAATTCTGGAATAGCAATAACAGGATGGGTATCATTTAATTGAATAGCTGTAAATTCAGCAAATTTATCAAAATTTCTTCCATGTATTTTTTTAAATTTTCTTAAAATATCTTGTAATGATGCAGATACAAAGAAGTATTGCTGTTTTAATCTTAATTTTTTTCCTTCATCTGTTGAGTCATTTGGATAAAGAACTCTTGATATATCTTCTGCTCTAGTTTTTTCCTGAGTGGCATGAAGATAATCTTGTTGATTAAATTTTCCAAGATCAAGATCTACTATAGAGTGAGCTTCCCAAAGTCTTAAGGTATTTATATTTTTAGTTCCATAGCCTATTATTGGCATATCAAATGGAACAGCTCTTACATTTTCATCTCCAAAACTTACAATAACCTCATCAGCTGGCCTTTCAACAGACCATACATCTCCATATTTAAGCCAAGTTTCAGGTTTTTCTACCTGATATCCATCTTTAAATGATTGGTTAAAGATACCATTTCTATACCTTATACCATACCCTTGACCAGGAAGATTAAGAGTAGCAAGAGAATCTAAAAAACATGCAGCAAGTCTTCCTAATCCACCATTTCCTAAAGCAGAATCCTCTTCTTCATCCTCTATTTTATTATAATCAATACCATATTCTGCTAATACTTCCTTGACTTCACCTAATAATCCAAGATTAATAAGGTTATTTCCTAATGCTCTTCCCATAAGGAATTCTGCTGAAAGATAAAAAGCTTGTTTTTTTTGAGAATAAAGCTTTTTTGTCTCATACCAGTCTTCAGCAATTTCTTCCATAACAGCTTGTCCTAAGGCTCTATAGATTTCAAATTCATTAGCCTCAGCTATATCCTTACCAAAACTTATTTTTACATGTTTTTCAATTTGTTTCTTTAACTCATGTTTTTCAATTTTCATATTTTCTCCCTTTATTATCTTTTGAATTTTCTAGTTGTTATTTTTATATTATTGCATAATTCATCTGTAATATATTTTTCATTGAGTCTCCATTTCCAGTTTTTTCCTAATGTAGATGGAGTATTCATTCTTCCTTCTTCTCCTAAACCAATAAAGTCCTGCATTTGAGCTATAGCTATATTGGCTTTTGATGCCCATATTGCATCAATAAACCTAAGATTAATAGGTAACCAGTAATCACTTCCAAATTTGTTAAGATAATTTTTCAGATATTCATCACAATAATGTTTAGTTGCAAGAGGTATAGTTTCATACCATCCAACCACAGTATTATTATCATGGGTTCCAGTGTAAGCTACACAATTTTCTTCATACTTATGTGGCAGATAATCACTGTCCTCTGAATCAAAAGCAAACTCAAGAACTTTCATTCCAGGAAAACCACTTCTTTTTAAAAGTTTTTTTACTTTTTCAGTAAGAAGTCCTAAATCTTCAGCAATTATTGGAAGCTTTCCTAATCTTCTTCCAATTGTTCTAAAGAAATCCATTCCAGGACCTTTTTCCCAATGCCCTCTTACAGCAGTAGTATCTCTTGCTGGAATACTCCAGTAGGCTTCAAAACCTCTGAAATGATCTATTCTGATAATATCATATATTTCAAAACAGTAAGCTATCCTTTTTATCCACCAGTGATAATTTGTTTTTTTAAGATATTTCCAGTCATATAGGACATTTCCCCATAATTGACCATCTTTACTGAAATAGTCTGGAGGACATCCTGATACTCTTTTTGGTTTTTTATATTTGTCAAATTGGAATATTTTTGATTCACTCCAAGTATCAGCACTGTCTGTTGCTACAAAAATAGGAATATCTCCAATTATGCTTATTCCTTTGGAATTTGCATAAGATTTTAATCTAAACCATTGTTTATAGAAAGTATATTGCACAAAAGAAAAATAATCCATATTTTTTTTCAAATTTTCATCATTTTTTTCAATTTTTTTTAAATTTCTATATTTATAACATTTAGGCCAGTTTTGCCATGACTTTCCAGAAAATTTTTCCTTCAATGCCATATATAAAACATAATTGTCTAACCAATAAGCATTTTTTTCTTTAAATCTTTTTAACTCTTCCTCTATTTCACCATTTTTTTCAATTTTTTTCAAGAAAATTTCAAAAATATTTTTTAAAAGTTTAGTTTTTCTTTCATTTACCTGTTCATAGTCAAGATTATTTTCATAATTTATTTCTCTTAAAGGTAAGAGGTCTTTATCATCTATATATCCAAGTTCTATAAATTCTTCTAAATCTATAAAATAAGGATTACCTGCAAAAGCTGAGAAAGACTGATATGGTGAATCACCATATCCTGTAGGTCCCATAGGAAGTATCTGCCATAATTTCTGCTCAGATCTTTCCAGAAAATCTACAAATTCATATGCTTTTTTTCCAAAATCTCCTATTCCATATTCACTTGGAAGAGAAGTTATATGCATCAATATACCACTGCTTCTTTTAAACATTTTTCCCCCTATTATTGAATAAAGTTTTTCTTTTCATGAAGACTGTTTATACTGATTTTTTTTTCAAAAGATTTTTCATATATTTCAGCTAATCTTGCCATATAGATATCACTGTGTATATGTTCTGAAATTATCTGTACATAAACTTCATTATCTGTAAGAGCAGCTATCATTTTATTACCAGTATTAGTCACCACAAAACTTGTAGAGAGATCAGTTACCATCATTATTCTCTTTGGATTTTTATAAGTTTCTTTTACTTCAGTTTTATGATAATATTCAATTTCTTTTCCAATATCTTCTAATTTATTAAAAGAAAATATTATAATTCTTACTCCCCTTTCAGCAGCTTCTTTTAAATCAGCCTTCATTATTTCTAAATCAAAATCTGTATTTAAGTATATTTCCTTTTCTGCCTCTTTTATTATACTGTGAAGAGTATGAAGAATATTTTCATATCCTTCTATTCTTAGATAATAGTCCTTTTTTAAAGGTCTTTCAATATTTTTAAGATGTAACTTTATACTTTCAGCATTTTTATGAAATTTTTTTTCTATTTCATCAAAAATTATTTCAGGCTCTTTTGCTTCATATTCTTTACTTTCATTAGGAATCATAAAAATATATCCATTTTTATATAAAGACTCTAAAGATTGGTACACAGTAGATCTTGAGAGATTTAGTTCCTTTGCTAGCTTATAACCATTTGTTTTTCCTGATTTAAGCAAGGCTATATAGACTATTGCTTCTGTTTTGGTGAAGCCAAAATTCTTAAGTTTGTCTATCACATCCTGCATAATTTTCTCCCCCCTTAGATTTTAAGTAGTACATAATTGTACTACTATTCTCACTTTAATTATACTTTATAAAACATATAATATCAATAGCGATTGTAGTAAAAAAATCTATTTTTCTTAAAAATATTTAAAAAAATAAATTAAATAAAAAAAGAATGACTTTTATTTTTCAGTCATTCTTAATTATTTATATTGAATTATTATTTATTATCTTTTACTACATTTTGTCCAGCTATTCTTCCAAATACTGTAATATCAGCAATTGCATCACTACCTAAACGATTAGTTCCATGAATATCACCAGTAACTTCACCAGCTCCATAAAGTCCTTTTATGATTTCTCCTTTAGTATTTATAACTCTTGCATTTTCATCAATTTTTACTCCGCCCATTGTATGATGTACAGCAGGAACAGCTTTCATGATATAAAAAGGTCCTTTTGCTTCAAATGGAGTAAGTTTTCCTCTCTTATTAAATTCAAGATCTTTTCCATCTTTAGCATATTGATTATATTTCTCAACAGTTTTTTCAAGTTCAACAGCATCTATTCCAAAGAAATCAGCAGCTTCTTTTATAGTATCAGCTTTTACTAAAAGCTTATTATTAAAAAGGTAATTCATTTCATCTTCATGATGTTCAGCTACTCCGCTTAATTTTACCTGTGCTTCATCACAGAATTGGTAAGCAGCATTTCCAGTTTGATTTTTTATTGCCATAGAGATAACATCTCTTCTTTCTAATTCTTCAACAAAACGTTTTCCTTCTTGATTGACAAGAATACTTCCACCAACAAGTCTCACATCTCCAAAATAAAGAAGAGCCCCACTTATAGGATCACATGTAGGATAAGTTTGGATGAAAGGCATATCTTCAAGCTGTGCACCTATTTTTTCAGACATAGTTATTCCATCACCAGTTATTCCAACTGTATTAGTAGAAAGGATATTTTCATCTACATCTTTATTATATTTTACTCTCATTTCAAGATTAGAGCCAAATCCACCACTTGCTAGAATAACTCCATCTTTAGCAAGGAAAGTATATTCTTTGTCTTCACTTAGAGCTTTTACACCAGTAACTCTTCCCTTATCAACTATAAGTTCTACAGCAGGAGTTTCATATAATACAGGAATATTTAATTCCTTAGCTTTAGCAAGAAGTTTAGAAATCATTTCAACACCAGTAGCACCTTGAGGTACAAGACTTCTTTCTACAGAGTGTCCTCCAAAAAACATCTGTCTGTCTTCAAAAGTCATATTGATATAGTCTTTTAGCCATTCAGCTCCACTTAGAGCATTATCAGCCAAAACTCTTACCAGTTTAGGATCTCCTTCATTATCTCCACCTTTTAATATATCATTATAGAAAGCGTCATTGCTGTCTTTTAAACCTTTTTTTACCTGTACCCAGTTATTAGGAGCAGCATATTCTCCACCAGATATAAGAGTATTTCCACCAGCAAAAGCCATTTTTTCAAGAACTATAACATTTTGAGCACCATTATTTTTAGCTTCGATAGCAGCTACAAGACCTGCTCCTCC
Protein-coding regions in this window:
- the malQ gene encoding 4-alpha-glucanotransferase; translation: MFKRSSGILMHITSLPSEYGIGDFGKKAYEFVDFLERSEQKLWQILPMGPTGYGDSPYQSFSAFAGNPYFIDLEEFIELGYIDDKDLLPLREINYENNLDYEQVNERKTKLLKNIFEIFLKKIEKNGEIEEELKRFKEKNAYWLDNYVLYMALKEKFSGKSWQNWPKCYKYRNLKKIEKNDENLKKNMDYFSFVQYTFYKQWFRLKSYANSKGISIIGDIPIFVATDSADTWSESKIFQFDKYKKPKRVSGCPPDYFSKDGQLWGNVLYDWKYLKKTNYHWWIKRIAYCFEIYDIIRIDHFRGFEAYWSIPARDTTAVRGHWEKGPGMDFFRTIGRRLGKLPIIAEDLGLLTEKVKKLLKRSGFPGMKVLEFAFDSEDSDYLPHKYEENCVAYTGTHDNNTVVGWYETIPLATKHYCDEYLKNYLNKFGSDYWLPINLRFIDAIWASKANIAIAQMQDFIGLGEEGRMNTPSTLGKNWKWRLNEKYITDELCNNIKITTRKFKR
- a CDS encoding glycogen/starch/alpha-glucan phosphorylase — protein: MKIEKHELKKQIEKHVKISFGKDIAEANEFEIYRALGQAVMEEIAEDWYETKKLYSQKKQAFYLSAEFLMGRALGNNLINLGLLGEVKEVLAEYGIDYNKIEDEEEDSALGNGGLGRLAACFLDSLATLNLPGQGYGIRYRNGIFNQSFKDGYQVEKPETWLKYGDVWSVERPADEVIVSFGDENVRAVPFDMPIIGYGTKNINTLRLWEAHSIVDLDLGKFNQQDYLHATQEKTRAEDISRVLYPNDSTDEGKKLRLKQQYFFVSASLQDILRKFKKIHGRNFDKFAEFTAIQLNDTHPVIAIPELMRLLLDVEGVSWEKAWEIVEKTFSYTNHTILAEALEKWWVGLYEQVVPRVYQITQGINEQLKGFLAEKFPNDPARQGRMSIIQGNMIHMAWLAIYGSHTINGVAALHTEILKNKELKDWYEIYPERFQNKTNGITQRRWLLQSNPQLAKLITELLGDEWITDLSQLKRLEKYIEDEGILKRILEIKHEKKIELVNYLRETQGIEINPNSIFDMQIKRLHEYKRQLLNIFHVIGLYHKLKLNPSMEFYPVTYIYGAKAAPGYLMAKGIIRLINEVAQVVNRDPDVNGKLKIVFVENYRVSVAEKLFPAADISEQISTAGKEASGTGNMKFMLNGALTIGTLDGANVEIVEEAGIENNYIFGLKVNEIEEMRSKGYDPHVPYNDVQGLKRIVDSLIDGTFNDLGTGIYGNIHRSLMENAPWQQADQYFVLEDFEAYRKAQKTINKEYRDRMGWAKKQLMNIANAGKFSSDRTIKEYADEIWHIEPAKL
- a CDS encoding flavocytochrome c encodes the protein MNEKRILSLMLCAVLAVSAFGVEFKEGTYVGEAKGYRGEVKVEVKTSKNKIEEVKVIKNTDTPIISESAAKKVPEQIVKYQSLRVDGVSGATGTSRALTLAVRNALKNSGTDLKELNKKPVIEPKKLVKETQKKDVVVIGAGGAGLVAAIEAKNNGAQNVIVLEKMAFAGGNTLISGGEYAAPNNWVQVKKGLKDSNDAFYNDILKGGDNEGDPKLVRVLADNALSGAEWLKDYINMTFEDRQMFFGGHSVERSLVPQGATGVEMISKLLAKAKELNIPVLYETPAVELIVDKGRVTGVKALSEDKEYTFLAKDGVILASGGFGSNLEMRVKYNKDVDENILSTNTVGITGDGITMSEKIGAQLEDMPFIQTYPTCDPISGALLYFGDVRLVGGSILVNQEGKRFVEELERRDVISMAIKNQTGNAAYQFCDEAQVKLSGVAEHHEDEMNYLFNNKLLVKADTIKEAADFFGIDAVELEKTVEKYNQYAKDGKDLEFNKRGKLTPFEAKGPFYIMKAVPAVHHTMGGVKIDENARVINTKGEIIKGLYGAGEVTGDIHGTNRLGSDAIADITVFGRIAGQNVVKDNK
- the glgB gene encoding 1,4-alpha-glucan branching protein GlgB encodes the protein MEHELDVYLFHRGEHREAYNYMGAHLTKNSVIFRVWAPHAKSIAVVGDFNGWNGNEHMMKRINNEGIWELEIQDIKKLEKYKYKIESADGRIEMKADPYAFFSEMRPNTASVVYDIPKFKWADKRWLNKRTTGLDKPINIYEVHLGSWKRGIHGEWLNYRDSAIMLAEYLKEMNYTHIEIMPINEYPLDASWGYQATGYYSVTSRYGTPEDFMFLVNLMHKNNIGVILDWVPGHFCKDAHGLYRFDGTPTYEYLDSRIGENKEWGTCNFDVTRNEVKSFLISNLTYWFKEFHIDGIRMDAVANMLYLSYGKDGEDDLRNKYGGKENLGAVDFFKELNSVIHDDFPDILVIAEDSTAWPNVTKHPIDGGLGFDSKWNMGWMNDTLKYFSIDPIFRYQHHGKLTFSFMYAFSENYVLPLSHDEVVHGKKSIIEKMPGYHEDKLAHTRALYSYQMAHPGKKLNFMGNEFAHGLEWRFYESLEWHLLDQNNGNKEVQAYVKALNTLYLEDKSLWEDSWDTFEWIEHENYTENMLAFLRKTKDFKEHLIVVFNFSGEDKNKYKIGIPENKVYNVILNSDDKKFGGKGSTKKKKYKPIDKSWNYREQHIELDIPRNTVIFLKTEKVEKKKGGVKGKEIEKTVTKSSTKNKKLTK
- a CDS encoding glucose-1-phosphate adenylyltransferase, with amino-acid sequence MEKKQIIAMILAGGQGSRLLDLTEKIAKPGVPFGGKYRIIDFTLSNCSNSGIDTVGVLTQYEPHILNDHIGRGSPWDLDRMGGGVTVLQPHTKKNDEGGWYKGTANAIYQNIQFVDKYDPENVLILSGDHIYKMDYEKMLKFHKEKDADATIGVFNVPMKDAPSFGIMNANEDYSIYEFEEKPKQPKSTLASMGIYIFKWSVLKEYLLEDEKDPTSSNDFGKNIIPNLLNDQKRLFAYPFEGYWKDVGTIESFWDAHMDLLKPDNKLNIFDKDWKINTRQGVYPPLYVSNDAVIVTSLVDKGCEIEGEVKNSVIFPGVKIGKNSKVINSVIMQDTVIEENVIINKAIIADEVVIKKNTVIGDDTEIAVIGHGRIIKSEVIK
- a CDS encoding TrmB family transcriptional regulator, giving the protein MQDVIDKLKNFGFTKTEAIVYIALLKSGKTNGYKLAKELNLSRSTVYQSLESLYKNGYIFMIPNESKEYEAKEPEIIFDEIEKKFHKNAESIKLHLKNIERPLKKDYYLRIEGYENILHTLHSIIKEAEKEIYLNTDFDLEIMKADLKEAAERGVRIIIFSFNKLEDIGKEIEYYHKTEVKETYKNPKRIMMVTDLSTSFVVTNTGNKMIAALTDNEVYVQIISEHIHSDIYMARLAEIYEKSFEKKISINSLHEKKNFIQ